A window of Apium graveolens cultivar Ventura chromosome 8, ASM990537v1, whole genome shotgun sequence contains these coding sequences:
- the LOC141676612 gene encoding uncharacterized protein LOC141676612 has product MNHVFTRKLEDRPVITLNKKLQPVAESSKIRAELSSFMGTLARQCVPLDYINWSVVPESHKNSWWEYVQTKYIIPEEGKGWVLRTMTELWRIHKSRVKAEYYTKYSTDVERLQNRPDSILLEKFKVLLEYWGDEDVQTKAVTNAGNRKKVTDVHNAGHTSFAQIGKNMKNKKKIPQTPRKRHIYPKLARILLRLKVMQQKLVVTVKRKFSWTLMVMGQTSWLTGLA; this is encoded by the exons ATGAACCATGTCTTCACCAGAAAATTAGAAGACAGACCGGTGATTACCTTGAATAAAAAGCTTCAACCGGTGGCTGAAAGTAGTAAAATTAGAGCCGAGTTGAGTAGCTTTATGGGGACTCTAGCAAGGCAATGTGTGCCACTTGATTATATTAATTGGAGTGTGGTTCCTGAAAGCCATAAAAATAGTTGGTGGGAGTATGTCCAG ACAAAGTATATCATTCCCGAGGAAGGTAAAGGCTGGGTACTTAGGACTATGACTGAGTTGTGGAGGATTCACAAGAGTCGTGTCAAGGCGGAATATTATACCAAATACAGTACTGATGTGGAAAGACTGCAGAATAGGCCTGACTCGATTCTATTGGAAAAGTTCAAGGTTTTGCTCGAGTATTGGGGTGATGAAGATGTGCAGACCAAAGCTGTAACAAATGCTGGAAATCGGAAAAAGGTCACTGATGTGCACAATGCTGGTCACACAAGTTTCGCACAGATTGGAAAAAATATG aaaaataaaaagaagatTCCCCAGACCCCTAGAAAAAGACATATCTACCCTAAACTCGCAAGAATCCTACTGAG GTTGAAGGTGATGCAGCAGAAACTGGTGGTGACAGTGAAACGGAAGTTCAGCTGGACTTTGATGGTCATGGGCCAAACTAGTTGGTTGACAGGACTGGCATAA